In Vicinamibacterales bacterium, a single window of DNA contains:
- a CDS encoding ABC transporter permease — MRWWHAVSLRLRSVFRQSRADAELGAGLQFHLDQQTQEYLGTGMTPDAAHAAAPRALGERDQIVEVRRVARAVTAVQDLVRDMGYAIRVLRKAPVFTTVAVLTLGLGIGATTAIFGVVNGVLLKPLRYRDASRIVSVGTRWTDTGRQTSRLTGGDLLDLRASRQAFEAFSTYWGGEIGVQVEGKGEFLGVQFVEPSFFGVFDVVPVQGRTFVDADGEQRAVLGEGFAERVFGSPDRALGRVVSVEGQQYEIAGVLPRTFTAPDRTDLWLPIPMPLPRLALNRTAFNFRAVARLASGISLRQAQAHIDALGNRLSAAFPDSNRRRAFSVTPLRDRLVSPIRPTLYILLGAVFLVLVIACVNVAGLLIARSTTRSHELALRTALGAGRWRIVRQLAAESLVLAAIGGVLGVALAYVGTAALLRVAPETLPRLGEVAVDWRVLTFAGAMSLGASLVFGLAPAWQVSRVDPQEGLRQVSSRGLVGSHSTRLRGTLIIGEIALSLVLALGAGLLVRSFLALNAVDLGYRAESVLVMYAHAPAKGLTEYVQTARFFETLAPQLSSLPGVRAVAAVMGLPTGTYGSSGSFWIEGRPPRAGSQTQPEAGFRLASPGYFATLGVPIVRGRDFGERDRYDAPFVAIVSRSLAERDFPGQDPVGHRIRCGLDSDAWMTIVGIVGGMRQDSPGSAPGAEIYMPLEQHPYHANEVQVVVRTSVTPESLVPALREKMRVLNPAMAIKFTTLETMVSRSIDTQRFRASLAAAFAGLALLLAMAGVYGVMAYLTAQRTQEFGLRLALGAGRGKVFRTVLANAGTLAVAGVALGLVLSVATGRLMTSMLFGLTALDAPTYAGAVLLLSVVVLLGAAVPAWQASRVDPMTALRRE, encoded by the coding sequence ATGCGTTGGTGGCACGCCGTTTCGCTGCGCCTTCGGTCGGTGTTCCGGCAATCCCGGGCCGACGCTGAGCTGGGCGCCGGGCTCCAGTTCCATCTGGACCAGCAGACCCAGGAGTATCTTGGCACCGGAATGACACCCGATGCGGCACATGCGGCGGCGCCTCGCGCGTTGGGAGAACGCGACCAGATTGTGGAAGTCCGTCGCGTCGCGCGGGCGGTCACGGCCGTGCAGGACCTGGTGCGCGACATGGGTTACGCGATCCGCGTGCTCCGGAAGGCCCCCGTCTTCACCACGGTGGCCGTGCTGACGCTTGGTCTCGGCATCGGTGCGACGACGGCCATCTTTGGCGTCGTCAACGGCGTATTGCTGAAGCCGCTCCGCTATCGCGATGCCAGCCGGATCGTTTCTGTCGGGACCCGGTGGACCGATACCGGTCGCCAGACCAGCCGCCTCACTGGCGGGGATCTGCTCGACCTTCGAGCCAGCCGACAGGCATTCGAAGCGTTCAGCACCTACTGGGGCGGGGAAATCGGGGTCCAGGTGGAGGGAAAGGGCGAGTTCCTGGGCGTCCAATTCGTCGAACCGTCCTTCTTCGGGGTCTTCGACGTCGTACCGGTGCAGGGGCGGACCTTCGTCGATGCCGACGGAGAACAGCGTGCGGTGCTCGGCGAGGGCTTCGCCGAGCGGGTCTTTGGGAGCCCTGACCGGGCGCTCGGCCGGGTGGTGAGCGTCGAGGGGCAGCAGTACGAGATCGCCGGCGTCCTGCCGCGGACGTTCACGGCACCGGACCGCACCGATCTCTGGCTGCCCATTCCGATGCCGCTTCCACGGCTTGCGCTCAATCGGACGGCTTTCAACTTCCGTGCGGTCGCCCGCCTCGCGTCCGGCATCTCGCTCCGCCAGGCGCAAGCTCATATCGATGCACTCGGCAACCGTCTCTCGGCGGCGTTTCCCGACAGCAACCGTCGCCGGGCCTTCAGCGTCACGCCGCTCCGGGACCGCCTCGTGTCGCCGATCCGCCCGACACTCTACATCCTGCTCGGTGCGGTGTTCCTCGTGCTCGTCATCGCCTGCGTGAACGTGGCCGGCCTGCTGATCGCGCGTTCGACGACCAGATCGCACGAATTGGCCCTGCGCACCGCACTCGGAGCCGGGCGATGGCGCATCGTGCGGCAGCTCGCCGCGGAGAGCCTGGTGCTCGCGGCGATTGGCGGGGTGCTCGGGGTCGCGCTGGCCTACGTCGGCACGGCTGCGTTGCTCCGCGTGGCACCGGAGACGCTACCGCGGCTCGGCGAGGTCGCGGTGGATTGGCGCGTGCTCACGTTCGCAGGCGCGATGTCGCTCGGCGCCAGCCTCGTCTTCGGCCTCGCGCCAGCGTGGCAGGTGTCGCGCGTGGATCCGCAGGAGGGACTGCGCCAGGTCTCCTCGCGCGGCCTCGTGGGCAGCCACTCGACGCGGCTGCGCGGAACTCTCATCATCGGAGAGATCGCACTCTCGCTGGTGCTTGCGCTGGGTGCCGGGCTGCTGGTGCGAAGCTTCCTCGCCTTGAACGCCGTTGACCTCGGGTACCGGGCGGAGTCCGTCCTGGTGATGTACGCCCATGCGCCGGCCAAGGGTCTCACGGAATACGTCCAGACCGCGCGGTTCTTCGAGACGCTGGCGCCGCAGCTCTCATCGTTGCCTGGTGTCAGGGCGGTCGCGGCCGTGATGGGCCTTCCGACGGGGACCTACGGGTCGAGTGGCTCGTTCTGGATCGAGGGACGCCCGCCGCGGGCCGGGAGTCAGACACAGCCTGAAGCGGGCTTCCGCCTCGCCAGCCCGGGCTATTTCGCGACGCTCGGCGTTCCGATCGTCAGGGGCCGGGATTTCGGCGAACGCGATCGGTACGACGCTCCGTTCGTCGCGATCGTGAGCCGCTCGCTCGCGGAGCGCGATTTCCCCGGCCAGGATCCGGTTGGCCATCGCATCAGGTGCGGCCTGGACTCGGATGCCTGGATGACGATTGTCGGCATCGTGGGCGGCATGCGGCAGGACTCGCCCGGCTCCGCGCCCGGAGCGGAGATCTACATGCCACTCGAGCAGCATCCGTACCACGCGAATGAGGTGCAGGTGGTGGTTCGAACCAGCGTGACACCCGAGTCCCTCGTTCCGGCACTCCGCGAGAAGATGCGGGTTCTGAATCCGGCCATGGCCATCAAGTTCACGACTCTCGAGACGATGGTCAGCAGGTCGATCGACACGCAGCGCTTCCGCGCCTCACTGGCGGCCGCGTTTGCCGGCCTCGCGCTGCTGCTCGCCATGGCGGGGGTGTACGGCGTGATGGCGTATCTGACCGCCCAGCGCACGCAGGAGTTTGGTCTCCGGCTTGCGCTCGGCGCCGGGCGCGGGAAGGTCTTTCGCACGGTCCTCGCGAACGCGGGCACGCTGGCGGTGGCGGGCGTCGCCCTGGGCCTGGTGCTGTCGGTGGCAACTGGCCGGCTGATGACTTCGATGCTGTTCGGCCTGACCGCACTCGACGCGCCGACCTATGCGGGCGCGGTGCTCCTGTTGTCGGTCGTGGTCCTGCTGGGCGCCGCGGTTCCGGCCTGGCAGGCTTCGCGCGTCGATCCGATGACGGCGCTCAGGCGGGAGTAG
- a CDS encoding (2Fe-2S)-binding protein, whose translation MRVVSFTLNGKPTRVTVDEDRPLLWVLRDDLGLTGTKFGCGEAVCGACTVIVNNEATRSCVTRIGDVDGKKVLTIEGLAAGDRLHPIQQAFVDHLAFQCGYCTPGMIMGAYALLLQNPKATRADIVKQLDSHLCRCGAHVRILDAVEAAAPAVKGGAR comes from the coding sequence ATGCGAGTCGTGTCATTCACGCTCAACGGGAAGCCGACGCGAGTGACGGTGGACGAGGACCGCCCACTCCTGTGGGTGCTGCGCGACGACCTGGGCCTGACCGGAACCAAGTTCGGGTGTGGCGAGGCTGTCTGCGGCGCCTGCACGGTCATCGTGAACAACGAGGCGACGCGGTCGTGCGTCACCCGCATTGGCGATGTCGACGGCAAGAAGGTCCTCACGATCGAAGGCCTGGCCGCCGGCGACCGCCTCCACCCGATCCAGCAGGCGTTCGTCGATCATCTGGCGTTCCAGTGCGGCTACTGCACGCCCGGCATGATCATGGGCGCGTACGCCCTGTTGCTGCAGAACCCGAAGGCCACGCGGGCCGACATCGTCAAGCAGCTCGACTCGCATCTCTGCCGGTGCGGTGCGCACGTCCGGATCCTGGACGCCGTCGAGGCTGCGGCGCCCGCGGTCAAGGGAGGTGCGCGATGA
- a CDS encoding molybdopterin cofactor-binding domain-containing protein — protein sequence MTPDDLDNELIVDGPTTFPVDRRDFVKLTATGLLVFFAVDPVSATQETARLPTGRQGYPADLNAYLHIGADGRVTCFVGKIEQGQGAMTSLPQLIAEELDVALPTVDIVMGDTDRCPWDMGTFGSLSVRQFGPVLRQAAAEARAELVRMAAERLQVPVERLAVKAGSISDTADAKRNVTFAQLVGGQRIERKIEAKPTLKPVKSFTVVGTSAPRRDAIEKVTGKAKFAGDVVPPGGALHARILRPPAHGATLGQVDASAAERVPGVKVVRDGDMLAVLHAHRDEADKALALVKAEWTRHDPPVDESNIFDHFLKTAPAGTSPAHGGTIEEGEKLAVAVLDRTYYDSYYAHAPMETHSAVAAVEDGKVTVWAGTQTPFPVKNQLMQALKLPADKVRVITPYVGGGFGGKSASRQAVEAARLAMLTGKPVRVVFSRAEEFFYDTFRPAAVIRIRSGVDAAKQIALWDYKVYCAGERGAAHFYSIPNHRTVVAGGWGGDAGALHPFAIGPWRAPGASTNAFARESQIDAMAALAGVDPVEFRLKNLTDPRMIRVLNVAAKKFGWTPGAAPGGRGVGVALGIDAGTYVALIAEVAVDKSTGAAQVKRVVCAQEMGVVVNPAGAMQQIEGCITMGLGYTLSEEVHFKGGEVLSRNFDTYELPRFSSLPKIEAVLVDAPEIAAQGGGEPAIVPMGAAVANAIFDAVGARLDRMPMTPIRIKAAMARK from the coding sequence ATGACCCCGGACGATCTGGACAATGAACTGATCGTCGACGGTCCGACGACCTTCCCCGTGGACCGGCGCGACTTCGTCAAGCTGACCGCCACCGGCCTGCTCGTCTTCTTCGCCGTCGATCCGGTGAGCGCGACGCAGGAGACTGCACGCCTCCCAACCGGACGGCAGGGTTATCCAGCCGACCTCAATGCCTATCTCCACATCGGGGCCGATGGGCGCGTGACGTGCTTTGTCGGCAAGATCGAGCAGGGACAAGGGGCGATGACGTCGCTGCCTCAGTTGATCGCCGAGGAGCTCGACGTCGCGCTCCCCACGGTGGACATCGTGATGGGCGATACCGATCGCTGTCCGTGGGACATGGGCACGTTCGGATCTCTCAGCGTGCGCCAGTTCGGACCCGTCCTCCGGCAGGCGGCAGCCGAAGCGCGCGCCGAACTGGTTCGGATGGCGGCCGAACGCCTGCAGGTTCCAGTCGAGCGCCTCGCGGTGAAAGCCGGCTCCATCAGCGACACGGCTGATGCGAAGAGAAACGTCACGTTTGCGCAACTGGTCGGCGGGCAGCGGATCGAGCGGAAGATCGAGGCGAAACCGACGCTCAAGCCGGTGAAGTCCTTCACCGTCGTCGGAACCTCGGCGCCCCGCCGGGATGCCATCGAGAAGGTGACGGGCAAGGCGAAGTTCGCGGGTGACGTCGTCCCTCCGGGCGGCGCCCTGCACGCGCGGATCCTCAGGCCCCCCGCCCACGGTGCGACACTGGGGCAGGTGGACGCCTCCGCGGCGGAAAGGGTACCTGGCGTGAAGGTCGTGCGGGACGGGGACATGCTCGCGGTGCTCCACGCGCACCGCGACGAGGCCGACAAGGCGCTCGCGCTCGTGAAGGCCGAGTGGACGCGCCACGATCCGCCCGTGGACGAGTCGAATATCTTCGACCACTTCCTGAAGACCGCCCCCGCCGGGACCTCGCCCGCGCACGGCGGCACCATCGAAGAGGGCGAAAAGCTCGCCGTCGCCGTGCTCGACCGCACCTACTACGACAGCTACTACGCCCACGCGCCGATGGAGACGCATTCGGCCGTGGCCGCGGTGGAGGACGGCAAGGTGACGGTGTGGGCGGGCACGCAGACGCCGTTTCCGGTGAAGAACCAGCTGATGCAGGCGCTGAAGCTGCCGGCAGACAAGGTGCGTGTCATCACGCCGTATGTTGGCGGCGGGTTCGGCGGCAAGTCTGCGTCGCGGCAGGCTGTCGAAGCCGCCCGCCTCGCGATGCTCACAGGCAAGCCGGTGCGCGTGGTGTTCAGCCGCGCGGAGGAGTTCTTCTACGACACCTTCCGGCCGGCAGCCGTCATCCGCATCCGATCGGGCGTCGATGCCGCGAAGCAGATCGCGCTCTGGGATTACAAGGTCTACTGTGCGGGCGAGCGCGGCGCCGCGCACTTCTACAGCATTCCGAACCATCGCACGGTGGTGGCCGGCGGGTGGGGTGGCGACGCGGGCGCCCTCCATCCCTTCGCGATCGGGCCGTGGCGGGCTCCCGGCGCCAGCACCAACGCGTTTGCACGCGAATCGCAGATCGACGCGATGGCGGCGCTGGCTGGCGTCGATCCGGTCGAGTTCAGGCTGAAGAACCTGACCGACCCTCGGATGATCCGTGTGCTGAACGTCGCCGCGAAGAAGTTCGGCTGGACACCCGGGGCCGCGCCGGGCGGGCGGGGCGTGGGTGTCGCGCTTGGAATCGACGCGGGCACGTACGTCGCGCTGATCGCCGAGGTCGCGGTGGACAAGAGCACCGGCGCGGCGCAGGTGAAGCGCGTCGTCTGCGCGCAGGAGATGGGTGTCGTCGTGAACCCGGCCGGCGCCATGCAGCAGATCGAAGGCTGCATCACGATGGGGCTCGGCTACACGCTGTCCGAAGAGGTCCACTTCAAGGGCGGCGAGGTGCTCAGTCGCAACTTCGACACCTACGAGCTGCCGCGGTTCTCGTCGCTCCCGAAGATCGAGGCGGTACTGGTGGATGCACCGGAGATTGCCGCCCAGGGCGGTGGCGAGCCAGCCATCGTGCCGATGGGGGCTGCCGTGGCGAACGCGATCTTCGATGCCGTCGGGGCGCGTCTCGATCGGATGCCGATGACGCCCATTCGCATCAAGGCGGCGATGGCGCGGAAGTAG
- a CDS encoding DUF4384 domain-containing protein: MDPVEYDVFVCASGSAGGEWAREVADGLTGRGFRVCGETRVPGAQAEASRLRLIEDTPDFVLLLTPDAWQENDGVRDPVRLETAHALSTGRNVVPIAAAAGPDPRRTALPPGFPLIPTRQTVAYDPQERPQSLALLAHRLSSDEEVDDRRLVRRVKRLFIAAILGVVVGVTLQALPSLVQAWKRPRPKPPLPPLTLYWAGFWQRLDHGQWIELPLADGARVAGGDQLRLVFASSANGYAYVLSKDRHGDITVLFPKYAVRGASPVRAGQMCDAPTGGGWLSVDAAAGIDSLYLLASYDPIENLEEVVGDPEVEANPAARRELLELTLAGLIDGRQGVAVSRVWTRSGQTIDRSIKLPPIALSASVTTSGGLSLTRPLVAQPGLIHAAVQLRFQQ, translated from the coding sequence ATGGACCCAGTCGAGTACGACGTCTTCGTCTGCGCATCCGGGTCGGCGGGTGGGGAGTGGGCGCGCGAGGTCGCTGACGGCTTGACGGGCCGCGGCTTCCGCGTGTGCGGCGAGACGCGCGTCCCGGGCGCGCAGGCCGAAGCGTCCCGGCTTCGGCTCATCGAGGACACGCCGGACTTCGTGCTGTTGCTGACCCCGGATGCGTGGCAGGAGAACGACGGCGTTCGTGATCCCGTGCGTCTCGAAACGGCGCATGCGCTCAGTACCGGGCGCAACGTCGTGCCGATTGCGGCGGCCGCTGGACCGGACCCGCGGCGCACGGCCCTGCCCCCTGGGTTCCCGCTCATCCCCACGCGTCAGACCGTGGCGTACGATCCGCAGGAACGTCCGCAATCGCTCGCGCTGCTCGCGCATCGGCTGTCGAGCGATGAGGAGGTGGACGACCGCCGACTGGTCCGACGCGTCAAGCGGCTCTTCATCGCGGCCATCCTCGGCGTCGTCGTCGGCGTCACGCTGCAGGCGCTTCCGTCGCTCGTCCAGGCGTGGAAACGTCCCAGGCCCAAGCCGCCGCTTCCCCCGCTGACGCTCTACTGGGCGGGGTTCTGGCAGCGTCTCGACCACGGCCAATGGATCGAGTTGCCGCTCGCCGACGGCGCGCGGGTGGCGGGCGGCGACCAGTTGCGTCTTGTGTTCGCTTCGAGTGCGAACGGCTACGCCTACGTGCTGTCGAAGGACCGGCACGGCGACATCACCGTCTTGTTTCCGAAGTACGCGGTCCGTGGCGCCAGTCCGGTGCGCGCGGGGCAGATGTGCGATGCTCCCACTGGCGGAGGCTGGCTCAGTGTGGACGCCGCAGCGGGTATCGACTCGCTGTACCTGCTTGCCAGTTACGATCCGATCGAGAACCTGGAGGAGGTGGTCGGTGACCCGGAGGTCGAGGCGAATCCTGCCGCGCGGCGCGAGCTGCTGGAACTGACCCTCGCGGGCCTCATCGACGGCCGACAGGGCGTCGCCGTCTCCCGCGTCTGGACGCGCAGCGGCCAGACAATCGACCGAAGCATCAAGTTGCCGCCGATTGCGCTCAGCGCCTCGGTGACGACCTCCGGCGGCCTCTCCCTGACGCGGCCCCTCGTGGCGCAGCCGGGCCTCATTCACGCCGCCGTCCAGCTGCGATTCCAGCAGTGA
- a CDS encoding MBOAT family O-acyltransferase, whose product MSFTSLGFWAFCLAVVGVYYITPHRYRWACLLAASYVFYGTFGLDVPAVLIGLTAVVYTAARFMERTESKRRRRILLAVCVGVPIGALIVFKYLNLFWETIQSVGNALLQARPIAPLSILAPIGISFYVFKLVSYSLDVYHRKVPVERHAGYFALYVAFFPQILAGPIERPGQFLPQVRQPVAFDLDRLLAGGRLVAWGLFKKMVIADRLAYYVGEVFLAPKYKGLHLLLGAYCYYFQIYCDFSGYSDISTGVSRMLGLSAPKNFDYPYLSRDVSQFWTRWHITLSSWLRDYLFLPIAYAVMRRFEADRWLRIPVEGWSYAIGMSVTMLLGGLWHGAAWTFVAWGALHGVFLVTSFGTKGLRRRVVRAIRLNRLPRLHRAISIFLTFQLVTLAWILFRATSFENAWTYLRYMQFRLPHAGRVNLFLSLGLVCILLGLEYVQRHVDELTVLERVPVEVKAVGCALFVVILIAFSVDTSNAFIYFKF is encoded by the coding sequence ATGTCTTTCACCTCGCTTGGCTTCTGGGCGTTCTGCCTGGCGGTCGTCGGCGTGTACTACATCACGCCGCACCGCTACCGGTGGGCGTGCCTGCTGGCCGCGAGCTACGTCTTCTACGGCACCTTCGGCCTGGACGTCCCCGCCGTCCTGATCGGCCTGACGGCCGTCGTCTACACGGCTGCCAGGTTCATGGAGCGCACGGAGTCCAAACGCCGGCGCCGGATCCTCCTGGCTGTTTGCGTCGGAGTGCCGATCGGCGCGTTGATCGTCTTCAAGTACCTGAACCTGTTCTGGGAGACGATTCAGTCGGTTGGCAACGCGCTGCTCCAGGCCAGGCCAATCGCACCACTGAGCATCCTGGCACCGATCGGCATCTCCTTCTATGTCTTCAAGCTGGTCAGCTACAGCCTCGACGTCTACCACCGGAAGGTGCCCGTCGAGCGGCATGCCGGCTACTTCGCGCTCTACGTGGCTTTCTTCCCGCAGATCCTCGCGGGACCGATCGAGCGCCCCGGACAGTTCCTGCCGCAGGTGCGGCAGCCGGTCGCGTTCGATCTCGATCGGCTCCTGGCGGGCGGGCGGCTGGTGGCGTGGGGCCTGTTCAAGAAGATGGTGATTGCCGACCGGCTGGCCTACTACGTCGGCGAGGTCTTCCTGGCGCCGAAGTACAAGGGCCTCCATCTCCTGCTGGGCGCCTACTGCTACTATTTCCAGATCTACTGTGATTTCTCGGGCTACTCGGACATCTCGACGGGCGTGTCCCGAATGCTCGGCCTGTCGGCGCCAAAGAACTTCGATTACCCGTATCTGAGCCGTGACGTCAGCCAGTTCTGGACGCGGTGGCACATCACCCTGTCGAGTTGGCTGCGCGATTACCTGTTCCTGCCGATCGCGTATGCCGTGATGCGCCGGTTCGAGGCCGACCGATGGCTGCGGATTCCGGTCGAGGGTTGGAGCTACGCGATCGGCATGTCGGTGACGATGCTGCTCGGCGGCCTGTGGCACGGAGCGGCGTGGACGTTCGTGGCCTGGGGCGCACTCCACGGCGTGTTCCTCGTCACGTCGTTCGGCACGAAAGGCCTCAGGCGCCGCGTGGTCCGGGCGATTCGGCTCAACCGCCTGCCGCGTCTGCACCGGGCCATCAGTATCTTCCTGACGTTCCAGCTGGTGACGCTCGCCTGGATTCTCTTCCGCGCGACCTCGTTCGAGAACGCCTGGACCTATCTCCGGTACATGCAGTTCAGGCTCCCGCACGCCGGCCGGGTGAACCTGTTCCTGAGCCTTGGGCTGGTGTGCATCCTGCTCGGTCTCGAGTACGTACAGCGCCACGTGGACGAACTCACTGTTCTCGAACGCGTGCCCGTCGAGGTGAAGGCAGTGGGCTGCGCTCTGTTCGTCGTCATCCTGATCGCGTTCTCCGTTGACACGAGCAACGCGTTCATCTACTTCAAGTTCTAG
- a CDS encoding response regulator produces the protein MVGRVLFVDRDRKLLGKLEQALRTARGDWSIVCAMSAADACDQISQRPFDVVLADIDVRAADGTSFLDEVARRQPNAVRFLLSKSAGRGMLVRADDAAHQFLAKPLEPDAVFARLAETLLLGELLSDPDLKALVTRLKSVPSLPPAYLAMMAELRKDQASPRKVGDLVARDAGMSAKILQLVNSPLFGFRMRIGDPVQAVQLLGIEAVRGLALSSNIFSQLDLKTVARFGLGRVWRHSMATAGFARVIARRQQEAADIVGEAFTAALLHDIGKLVLASSMPEDYSVVVEQAASDHVPTWLVERDVLGTTHAEVGAYLLGLWGLPEPIVAGVAWHHRPSESAAPSYCPLGAVHAGNVIEHQAHPADTVGVASTADDAYLDHFHMRAEFPAWTAACLDAAVA, from the coding sequence GTGGTCGGACGCGTCCTGTTCGTGGACCGTGATCGTAAACTGCTCGGTAAGCTGGAACAGGCCCTCAGGACGGCCCGAGGCGACTGGTCGATCGTCTGTGCCATGTCGGCAGCCGATGCGTGCGACCAGATCTCGCAGCGCCCGTTCGACGTCGTCCTTGCCGACATCGACGTCCGTGCGGCCGACGGCACGTCGTTCCTCGACGAGGTCGCCCGTCGCCAGCCCAACGCCGTCCGGTTCCTGCTGTCGAAGAGCGCGGGCCGCGGCATGCTGGTGCGGGCAGACGATGCCGCACACCAGTTCCTCGCGAAACCGCTCGAACCCGACGCCGTCTTCGCACGCCTGGCGGAAACGCTCCTGCTCGGCGAGCTCCTCTCGGATCCGGATCTCAAGGCGCTGGTCACGCGCCTCAAGTCGGTGCCGAGCCTGCCGCCCGCCTACCTCGCGATGATGGCCGAACTCCGCAAGGACCAGGCGTCGCCCCGGAAGGTCGGCGACCTCGTGGCGCGCGACGCGGGAATGTCGGCGAAGATCCTGCAACTCGTCAACTCGCCGCTGTTCGGCTTCCGGATGCGGATTGGCGACCCGGTCCAGGCCGTACAGCTGCTCGGCATCGAAGCAGTCCGCGGCTTGGCGCTGTCCTCAAACATCTTCTCCCAGCTCGACCTGAAGACAGTCGCTCGCTTCGGCCTCGGGAGGGTCTGGCGACACTCGATGGCCACCGCCGGCTTCGCGCGTGTGATCGCACGCCGGCAGCAGGAAGCCGCGGACATCGTGGGCGAAGCGTTCACGGCCGCGCTCCTGCACGACATCGGCAAGCTCGTCCTCGCCAGCTCGATGCCCGAGGACTATTCGGTCGTCGTCGAACAGGCCGCGAGCGATCACGTGCCGACATGGCTCGTGGAACGTGACGTCCTGGGCACGACGCACGCCGAGGTCGGCGCATATCTGCTGGGCCTGTGGGGCCTGCCCGAGCCGATCGTCGCGGGCGTGGCGTGGCACCATCGGCCGTCGGAGAGCGCGGCGCCCTCCTACTGCCCGCTCGGCGCCGTGCACGCGGGCAACGTCATCGAGCACCAGGCGCATCCTGCGGACACGGTCGGAGTGGCCTCGACCGCCGATGACGCGTACCTCGATCACTTCCACATGAGGGCGGAGTTCCCCGCGTGGACGGCTGCCTGCCTCGACGCCGCGGTCGCTTGA
- a CDS encoding adenosine deaminase family protein: MTRDVIRRLPKTDLHVHLDGSLRLSSLIDMARERKVGLPSSSEEGLQQLVFRPHYANLAEYLEGFRYTVPVLQDREALERSAFELCEDCQAEGVRYVEVRFAPQLHVRPGFGVPDVVRAVDAGIRRASAAFNRRPEVVAGHEPRFVAGIILCALRYFTADLSEGYRRILEALPEASPQELHAAASVQVARAAARLKHEEGLLVVGIDLAGQEKGYPAEDHRAAYQVAHAAFLGKTVHAGEDYGPESIFQAIGNLHADRIGHGTWLFDDTKIHNRRVTDGKAYVERLAQFIADKRITIEVCLTSNQQTVPEFASDLRCHPFAEMRQRRLSTTICTDNRLVSNTTVSNEIERAADAFALTDREVRDILIYGFKRSFFPGTYLEKRTYVRQMIDFADRILAGHDAPPAPPS, from the coding sequence ATGACACGCGACGTCATCCGCCGCCTGCCGAAGACCGACCTCCACGTGCACCTGGACGGGTCGCTCAGGCTTTCGAGCCTGATTGACATGGCGCGCGAGCGGAAGGTCGGATTGCCCTCCTCGTCCGAGGAGGGCCTGCAGCAGCTGGTCTTTCGCCCGCACTACGCAAACCTGGCGGAGTACCTCGAAGGGTTTCGCTACACGGTCCCGGTGCTCCAGGATCGTGAGGCGCTCGAGCGTTCGGCGTTCGAGCTGTGCGAGGACTGCCAGGCGGAGGGCGTCCGCTACGTCGAGGTCAGGTTCGCGCCGCAGCTGCACGTGCGTCCCGGCTTCGGCGTCCCGGACGTGGTTCGGGCCGTGGACGCCGGCATCCGACGTGCGTCGGCGGCCTTCAACAGGCGCCCCGAAGTGGTCGCCGGTCACGAACCTCGCTTCGTCGCGGGGATCATCCTCTGCGCGCTCCGCTACTTCACGGCGGACCTCTCGGAGGGCTACCGCCGGATCCTGGAGGCGCTGCCCGAAGCATCACCGCAGGAACTGCACGCGGCGGCGAGCGTCCAGGTCGCGCGCGCGGCGGCGCGGCTGAAGCACGAGGAAGGTCTGTTGGTCGTGGGGATCGATCTGGCGGGGCAGGAGAAGGGATACCCGGCCGAAGACCATCGCGCCGCGTATCAGGTGGCGCATGCGGCGTTCCTCGGCAAGACGGTGCACGCCGGCGAGGACTACGGCCCAGAATCGATCTTCCAGGCCATCGGGAACCTGCACGCCGACCGAATCGGCCACGGCACCTGGCTGTTCGACGACACCAAGATTCACAATCGCCGCGTGACCGACGGAAAGGCGTATGTCGAACGGCTCGCGCAGTTCATCGCCGACAAGCGCATCACCATCGAGGTGTGCTTGACGTCGAATCAACAGACCGTGCCGGAGTTTGCCTCCGACCTGCGGTGCCATCCGTTCGCCGAGATGCGCCAGCGCCGGCTGTCGACGACCATCTGTACCGATAACCGGCTCGTGTCGAACACAACCGTCTCGAACGAGATCGAACGGGCGGCGGACGCCTTCGCGCTGACGGACCGCGAGGTGAGGGACATTCTGATCTACGGCTTCAAGCGGAGCTTCTTCCCGGGCACCTACCTCGAGAAGCGCACCTACGTTCGGCAGATGATCGACTTTGCCGACAGAATTCTGGCCGGCCACGACGCCCCCCCTGCGCCGCCCTCCTGA